One region of Daphnia pulicaria isolate SC F1-1A chromosome 7, SC_F0-13Bv2, whole genome shotgun sequence genomic DNA includes:
- the LOC124349680 gene encoding collagen alpha-1(I) chain-like: MRTAAIVLLLVAAALAAPQYQRTKPNQGAGSISPEQWASLNPIKPGSGNDELSKQWARFLDYLPWLKGPTGPAGPPGPPGGASSSSSYGYDQPKYVAGPPGAPGAPGAPGPKGDKGDAGEPGANGEAGPQGIAGLDGATGPQGLKGEQGADGAPGVAGLNGPPGEKGEAGSNGADGAPGAPGLPGKDGYNGAPGPVGPKGEIGAPGITIESKIPGPPGATGYPGKDGAPGTAGSPGPQGNAGPQGPVGPAGKNGYAGSPGIAGPKGEPGKPGYNGAPGKDGLPGAPSTQPGPVGPQGPVGKPGYNGAPGKDGAVGPVGAPGKDGLNGAPGATGPQGEQGKPGKDGYPGAAGAPGTPGAQGPQGIQGEQGPAGNPGSIGPQGEIGPVGPAGLEGKPGQAGKPGYPGPVGPVGQIGPVGQEGKPGQDGATGAVGPAGPPGPPGEAATKASYPAPAYTTASPYSRPASNSNWYRN; the protein is encoded by the exons atgagGACAGCA GCTATTGTGTTATTACTGGTGGCGGCAGCTTTGGCTGCTCCGCAATACCAGCGGACCAAACCTAATCAAGGGGCTGGATCCATTTCACCGGAACAGTGGGCCTCTCTGAATCCAATTAAACCTGGAAGTGGCAACGATGAACTGTCGAAGCAATGGGCTCGCTTCCTCGA ctatcTGCCATGGTTGAAAGGACCAACTGGTCCCGCTGGACCACCCGGCCCTCCCGGAGGAgcttcttcatcttcctccTACGGCTACGACCAGCCTAAATACGTTGCTGGACCTCCCGGAGCACCTGGAGCACCTGGAGCTCCTGGTCCCAAAGGCGACAAAGGAGACGCCGGTGAACCTGGTGCCAATGGAGAAGCTGGGCCCCAAGGAATTGCTGGACTTGACGGAGCTACAGGACCTCAAGGTTTGAAAGGAGAACAAGGCGCTGATGGAGCCCCAGGTGTCGCTGGACTTAATGGTCCTCCcggagaaaagggagaagCTGGATCAAATGGCGCAGATGGTGCCCCCGGAGCTCCAGGATTGCCTGGCAAAGATGGATACAACGGAGCACCGGGCCCAGTTGGACCTAAAGGAGAAATTGGCGCACCCGGTATCACGATCGAATCTAAAATCCCAGGCCCTCCCG GCGCAACTGGATATCCCGGTAAAGACGGAGCTCCTGGAACAGCTGGTAGCCCCGGCCCTCAAGGAAATGCTGGGCCTCAAGGACCAGTGGGACCTGCCGGCAAAAACGGCTACGCTGGTAGCCCGGGCATTGCTGGACCTAAAGGTGAACCAGGCAAACCAGGCTACAACGGAGCACCAGGAAAAGACGGACTTCCGGGCGCACCAAGCACTCAACCCGGCCCGGTTGGACCCCAAGGACCCGTCGGCAAACCCGGCTACAATGGCGCTCCTGGAAAAGACGGTGCCGTTGGCCCAGTAGGCGCTCCAGGCAAAGATGGACTCAACGGCGCTCCTGGCGCTACtg GTCCTCAAGGAGAGCAAGGTAAACCTGGCAAAGACGGTTATCCTGGCGCTGCTGGAGCCCCTGGAACACCCGGAGCTCAGGGACCTCAAGGAATCCAGGGCGAACAAGGCCCCGCTGGAAATCCCGGCAGCATCGGTCCCCAAGGAGAAATCGGTCCCGTCGGTCCCGCTGGACTTGAAGGCAAACCTGGCCAAGCTGGCAAACCTGGATATCCTGGACCTGTAGGACCAGTTGGACAGATTGGACCTGTTGGACAAGAAGGCAAACCTGGCCAAGACGGAGCTACCGGTGCCGTCGGCCCTGCTGGCCCACCTGGCCCACCAGGTGAAGCGGCCACTAAAGCTTCTTATCCCGCTCCTGCCTACACCACCGCTTCACCGTACAGCAGACCAGCTTCCAACAGCAACTGGTACCGTAATTAG
- the LOC124349605 gene encoding prolyl 4-hydroxylase subunit alpha-1-like isoform X1 translates to MMGVILSMSAILLVMQTNAVLGEVFTALSEMEGLVTTELELVRHLDNYIQEEEIRLKQLKRFLEEYESMYQEASEDVSQYLSNPVNAYLLVKRLTSDWKQVEEVMTQNVGSIFVKNITRYRSALRFPSDEDLTGAAVALMRLQDTYELDTHALAEGKLLGKKYSRQLTAGDCWELGRQSYNNGDHYHTVLWMGEALNKLEEESNKTATRQEILEYLAFSTYKQGNVKEALQLTDELLKIVPFHQRGLSNIQYYREILHQQGEIQFQQQHETAGANSTIEPFNTSKLKLTKPSGTAGIPAEQWNKYERLCRGEKLMDPKIEARLRCRYVTNNVPYFFIQPIKMELASLKPRLVIYHNVVTDKEIETAKKLAQSRLRRSTVQNSLTGASEPTKYRIAKAAFLQNSEHDHIVKMTRRIGDVTGLDMATAEELQVCNYGIGGHYEPHYDHARKGEVQKDFGWGNRIATWMFYMSDVEAGGATVFPQINLSLWPQKGSAAFWFNLHPNGEGDDLTQHAACPVLTGSKWVSNKWIHERNQEFRRPCGLTFDAEM, encoded by the exons ATGATGGGAGTTATTCTGAGTATGTCTGCCATCCTCCTCGTTATGCAAACCAATGCGGTCTTGGGCGAGGTGTTTACGGCCTTGTCAGAGATGGAGGGTCTCGTAACCACAGAGTTGGAACTAGTCAGGCACCTCGATAATTACattcaagaagaagagatcAGACTGAAGCAATTGAAAAG ATTTCTAGAAGAGTACGAAAGCATGTATCAAGAAGCCAGTGAAGATGTTTCGCAATACTTGTCTAACCCCGTCAACGCTTATCTACTAGTCAAGCGCCTCACCTCTGATTGGAAGCAGGTAGAAGAGGTCATGACCCAGAACGTTGGCTCCA TTTTCGTCAAAAACATTACTCGATACCGTTCGGCGTTGCGGTTCCCATCTGATGAAGACTTGACTGGAGCAGCTGTTGCGCTTATGAGGCTCCAAGACACTTACGAGCTGGATACCCACGCTTTAGCCGAGGGGAAATTGTTGGGGAAAAAGTATTCCCGTCAGCTTACCG CTGGAGATTGTTGGGAACTGGGACGTCAATCGTACAACAACGGCGACCACTACCACACTGTTTTGTGGATGGGAGAGGCTTTGAACAAGTTGGAAGAGGAATCGAACAAAACTGCTACCCGCCAAGAAATTCTGGAATACTTGGCGTTTTCTACCTATAAACAAG GTAATGTAAAGGAAGCTCTGCAATTGACTGACGAGCTGCTCAAGATTGTTCCGTTTCACCAGCGAGGGCTTAGCAACATCCAGTACTACCGAGAAATTCTTCATCAGCAAGGTGAAATCcaattccagcagcagcatgaaACAGCCGG CGCAAATAGCACGATCGAACCATTTAATACCAGTAAACTGAAATTGACCAAGCCCTCGGGAACAGCTGGTATACCCGCTGAGCAGTGGAATAAATACGAAAGGCTTTGCAG AGGTGAAAAGTTGATGGATCCCAAAATTGAAGCCCGACTCCGGTGCCGCTACGTGACCAATAACGTGCCCTACTTCTTCATTCAGCCGATCAAAATGGAGTTGGCTTCTCTCAAACCGCGACTCGTCATTTATCACAATGTTGTCACGGACAAAGAGATTGAAACTGCCAAAAAACTGGCTCAATCCAGG TTACGACGAAGCACTGTTCAGAATAGTTTGACTGGTGCCAGTGAACCGACTAAATATCGCATCGCCAAAGCGGCTTTCTTGCAAAACAGCGAACACGATCATATTGTCAAG ATGACGCGGCGAATTGGTGATGTAACCGGACTTGATATGGCCACAGCCGAAGAGCTCCAAGTTTGCAATTACGGCATCGGCGGGCATTATGAACCCCATTACGATCACGCTCGG AAGGGCGAAGTCCAGAAAGATTTTGGGTGGGGCAATCGTATTGCCACTTGGATGTTTTAC ATGAGTGACGTCGAAGCTGGAGGTGCGACAGTATTTCCCCAAATTAATTTATCCTTGTGGCCGCAGAAAGGAAGTGCTGCATTTTGGTTCAATTTACACCCGAATGGTGAGGGTGACGACCTGACCCAACACGCTGCCTGCCCAGTCCTTACTGGATCCAAATggg TGTCCAACAAATGGATTCATGAGCGAAATCAAGAATTCCGTCGCCCTTGTGGCTTGACATTCGACGCCGAAATGTAA
- the LOC124349605 gene encoding prolyl 4-hydroxylase subunit alpha-1-like isoform X2, protein MMGVILSMSAILLVMQTNAVLGEVFTALSEMEGLVTTELELVRHLDNYIQEEEIRLKQLKRFLEEYESMYQEASEDVSQYLSNPVNAYLLVKRLTSDWKQVEEVMTQNVGSIFVKNITRYRSALRFPSDEDLTGAAVALMRLQDTYELDTHALAEGKLLGKKYSRQLTAGDCWELGRQSYNNGDHYHTVLWMGEALNKLEEESNKTATRQEILEYLAFSTYKQGNVKEALQLTDELLKIVPFHQRGLSNIQYYREILHQQGEIQFQQQHETAGTIEPFNTSKLKLTKPSGTAGIPAEQWNKYERLCRGEKLMDPKIEARLRCRYVTNNVPYFFIQPIKMELASLKPRLVIYHNVVTDKEIETAKKLAQSRLRRSTVQNSLTGASEPTKYRIAKAAFLQNSEHDHIVKMTRRIGDVTGLDMATAEELQVCNYGIGGHYEPHYDHARKGEVQKDFGWGNRIATWMFYMSDVEAGGATVFPQINLSLWPQKGSAAFWFNLHPNGEGDDLTQHAACPVLTGSKWVSNKWIHERNQEFRRPCGLTFDAEM, encoded by the exons ATGATGGGAGTTATTCTGAGTATGTCTGCCATCCTCCTCGTTATGCAAACCAATGCGGTCTTGGGCGAGGTGTTTACGGCCTTGTCAGAGATGGAGGGTCTCGTAACCACAGAGTTGGAACTAGTCAGGCACCTCGATAATTACattcaagaagaagagatcAGACTGAAGCAATTGAAAAG ATTTCTAGAAGAGTACGAAAGCATGTATCAAGAAGCCAGTGAAGATGTTTCGCAATACTTGTCTAACCCCGTCAACGCTTATCTACTAGTCAAGCGCCTCACCTCTGATTGGAAGCAGGTAGAAGAGGTCATGACCCAGAACGTTGGCTCCA TTTTCGTCAAAAACATTACTCGATACCGTTCGGCGTTGCGGTTCCCATCTGATGAAGACTTGACTGGAGCAGCTGTTGCGCTTATGAGGCTCCAAGACACTTACGAGCTGGATACCCACGCTTTAGCCGAGGGGAAATTGTTGGGGAAAAAGTATTCCCGTCAGCTTACCG CTGGAGATTGTTGGGAACTGGGACGTCAATCGTACAACAACGGCGACCACTACCACACTGTTTTGTGGATGGGAGAGGCTTTGAACAAGTTGGAAGAGGAATCGAACAAAACTGCTACCCGCCAAGAAATTCTGGAATACTTGGCGTTTTCTACCTATAAACAAG GTAATGTAAAGGAAGCTCTGCAATTGACTGACGAGCTGCTCAAGATTGTTCCGTTTCACCAGCGAGGGCTTAGCAACATCCAGTACTACCGAGAAATTCTTCATCAGCAAGGTGAAATCcaattccagcagcagcatgaaACAGCCGG CACGATCGAACCATTTAATACCAGTAAACTGAAATTGACCAAGCCCTCGGGAACAGCTGGTATACCCGCTGAGCAGTGGAATAAATACGAAAGGCTTTGCAG AGGTGAAAAGTTGATGGATCCCAAAATTGAAGCCCGACTCCGGTGCCGCTACGTGACCAATAACGTGCCCTACTTCTTCATTCAGCCGATCAAAATGGAGTTGGCTTCTCTCAAACCGCGACTCGTCATTTATCACAATGTTGTCACGGACAAAGAGATTGAAACTGCCAAAAAACTGGCTCAATCCAGG TTACGACGAAGCACTGTTCAGAATAGTTTGACTGGTGCCAGTGAACCGACTAAATATCGCATCGCCAAAGCGGCTTTCTTGCAAAACAGCGAACACGATCATATTGTCAAG ATGACGCGGCGAATTGGTGATGTAACCGGACTTGATATGGCCACAGCCGAAGAGCTCCAAGTTTGCAATTACGGCATCGGCGGGCATTATGAACCCCATTACGATCACGCTCGG AAGGGCGAAGTCCAGAAAGATTTTGGGTGGGGCAATCGTATTGCCACTTGGATGTTTTAC ATGAGTGACGTCGAAGCTGGAGGTGCGACAGTATTTCCCCAAATTAATTTATCCTTGTGGCCGCAGAAAGGAAGTGCTGCATTTTGGTTCAATTTACACCCGAATGGTGAGGGTGACGACCTGACCCAACACGCTGCCTGCCCAGTCCTTACTGGATCCAAATggg TGTCCAACAAATGGATTCATGAGCGAAATCAAGAATTCCGTCGCCCTTGTGGCTTGACATTCGACGCCGAAATGTAA
- the LOC124350133 gene encoding protein yippee-like 1, which translates to MANGQHSTWFQGIHSMGHSLGSSSSDGPSSSSIKDPCRMVKTFQAYLPECCHRTYSCVHCRAHLANHDELISKSFQGSQGRAYLFNSVMNVGCGPAEERVLLTGLHAVADIYCESCKTTLGWKYEHAYLTFQHLITASDLC; encoded by the exons ATGGCAAACGGCCAGCACTCTACTTGGTTTCAAG GTATTCACTCCATGGGCCACTCGCTAGGATCGTCCTCTTCGGACGGCCCGTCTTCATCTTCAATCAAGGATCCGTGCAGAATGGTCAAGACATTTCAGGCGTATTTGCCAGAATGCTGCCACCGCACCTATTCGTGCGTTCACTGTCGGGCCCATTTGGCTAATCACGACGAACTAATTTCCAAG TCGTTCCAGGGCAGTCAAGGACGAGCCTATCTCTTCAATTCCGT GATGAATGTGGGTTGCGGTCCAGCCGAGGAGCGGGTCCTGCTCACGGGATTGCACGCCGTCGCTGATATCTATTGCGAGAGCTGCAAAACCACCCTCGGATGGAAATAT GAACATGCATACCTAACGTTTCAGCATCTGATCACCGCATCTGATTTGTGTTGA
- the LOC124348540 gene encoding 1-phosphatidylinositol 4,5-bisphosphate phosphodiesterase gamma-2-like: MIILTACTFTAKLFTQMLQFFWPLKQEQNAAVRLQPEEETLNSKTKIFQPVLDELQTAAVDLREIEEIAKNTLSLKAELDETIHFDDSEMPDELQISNTEEERDEQVDKMDPYFDHPISHYYIKGSHNTYLLGNQLIGESTIEGYRRAMANNCKCLELDLQDGPNGSPVIHHRWTMTSKIDARNVLRYGIKPNFKSSDLPLILSMDDNIKSDEQRNVFIQDICQILDEFIYITDYKELKCLPSPNELRGKIIIMAPRSKWGQLANICQAVPYSQSSQSGTWFEVSSLSENKLRRLLQTSLEPNTALRNDKRGTETHQKKNLRQTTASQLIRYYPGGQHILSGNHDPIPGMNVGCQIAAMNMQTHSSQLAIYESKFRENAGNCGYVLKPEILLNSHEFQDIIPVHPKRITIKVMKGILPDKSKTTFVSVRVDGEKKDKMKKKTKKVKSDDGLSPEWNEELVFDVQHPELGFALFQIKKSMYFGMRKSTVASYAIPIDKMVNGISSLILHDQNLENIDATLSVEIKIEDPKPEGVEVKGGTITIKDKLKELKGKLLALCEAIKNKIFALKQKGASSNIRKEHP; this comes from the coding sequence ATGATCATTCTAACTGCCTGCACCTTTACTGCAAAACTCTTTACGCAAATGTTGCAGTTCTTTTGGCCACTGAAACAGGAACAAAACGCAGCAGTACGTCTtcaaccagaagaagaaacccTAAACTCAAAGACAAAGATTTTTCAGCCCGTCCTCGACGAGTTGCAGACAGCAGCAGTAGATTTACGGGAAATTGAGGAAATCGCAAAGAATACATTGTCGCTAAAAGCTGAATTAGACGAGACAATTCATTTCGACGACTCAGAAATGCCCGACGaacttcaaatttcaaacacgGAAGAGGAGCGAGATGAGCAAGTAGATAAGATGGACCCATACTTCGACCATCCCATTTCCCACTACTACATCAAGGGATCGCATAACACCTATCTACTTGGCAATCAATTGATCGGAGAAAGTACAATTGAAGGTTACCGCCGGGCCATGGCGAACAACTGCAAGTGTCTGGAGCTAGACCTGCAGGACGGACCGAACGGATCACCCGTTATCCACCACAGATGGACGATGACTTCAAAAATTGATGCCCGAAATGTTTTGCGATACGGAATCAAACCCAACTTCAAAAGTAGCGACCTACCCTTGATTTTGTCGATGGACGACAACATTAAGTCAGACGAACAGCGAAATGTCTTCATCCAAGACATCTGCCAGATTTTAGATGAATTCATCTACATAACCGATTACAAGGAGCTAAAATGTCTGCCGTCGCCAAACGAACTTCGGGGTAAAATAATTATCATGGCACCCAGAAGCAAATGGGGTCAATTGGCAAATATCTGTCAAGCCGTTCCCTACTCACAAAGCTCACAAAGTGGAACATGGTTTGAGGTCTCTTCACTGTCGGAGAACAAACTCCGTCGTCTCTTACAAACGTCACTCGAACCGAACACAGCATTACGCAATGACAAGAGAGGAACCGAAAcacatcagaaaaagaatcttCGTCAAACAACAGCAAGTCAGTTGATAAGATACTACCCCGGAGGGCAGCATATACTATCCGGCAACCATGATCCCATTCCCGGAATGAATGTCGGTTGTCAAATCGCCGCCATGAATATGCAAACGCACAGCAGTCAATTGGCTATATACGAAAGCAAGTTCCGGGAGAACGCTGGAAACTGTGGCTATGTCCTCAAGCCGGAAATCTTATTAAACTCGCACGAATTTCAAGATATAATCCCTGTTCATCCAAAGCGGATCACCATTAAAGTAATGAAAGGAATTTTACCTGATAAAAGCAAAACGACCTTTGTCAGCGTTCGTGTCGACGGGGAGAAAAAGgacaagatgaagaagaaaacgaaaaaagttaAGAGCGATGATGGACTGAGCCCCGAGTGGAACGAAGAGTTGGTCTTTGATGTGCAGCATCCAGAACTTGGTTTTGCtttgtttcaaataaaaaagtctaTGTATTTCGGGATGAGAAAATCAACCGTTGCCTCTTATGCCATTCCAATCGATAAAATGGTGAACGGGATAAGCTCGCTGATTCTACACGACCAGAACCTGGAAAATATTGACGCTACTCTTTCGGTGGAGATCAAAATAGAAGACCCAAAACCGGAAGGAGTTGAAGTTAAAGGTGGTACAATCACAATAAAGGACAAATTAAAGGAATTAAAGGGCAAACTGCTGGCTCTATGTGAAGCGATAAAAAACAAGATATTTGCTTTGAAACAAAAGGGAGCGTCGTCAAATATCCGAAAAGAGCACCCGTGA
- the LOC124349675 gene encoding collagen alpha-1(III) chain-like isoform X1, with protein MKAAAILVFLVAAATAVPQYGFFPQTPQAPPQSSYGGNNNGQTGVNPQQIEEIQRQWAQFTAKMPWLQGPPGPPGPPGTSSAASGPQQPVVGPPGLPGAPGAPGRKGEAGNPGSPGFAGRPGNPGPAGLNGAPGGPGPAGERGSNGGPGAPGGPGFPGAKGAAGNNGGPGLNGAPGAPGKDGFNGLPGFQGPKGEAGAPGITLPSTVPGPVGAPGAPGKDGWPGSVGAPGPIGPIGGPGPIGPVGRPGTNGFPGGPGPKGEAGSPGFNGLPGKDGRNGAPSTQPGPIGPIGPVGPAGFNGAPGKDGLSGGPGAPGKDGLNGQPGLPGGPGQPGKPGKDGFNGAPGAAGFPGGPGPVGPQGKPGAPGFNGGPGSPGQPGPVGGLGPQGKPGAPGFPGGPGPAGAPGGLGPQGPSGPQGKPGSPGYPGPAGPAGPPGQAAAAPAPAQQSSYQAPAQPSSYQAPAQQSSSQSQFGYGR; from the exons ATGAAGGCAGCG GCGATTCTCGTGTTTTTGGTTGCGGCAGCCACTGCTGTTCCTCAATATGGATTCTTCCCTCAGACCCCACAAGCTCCACCACAGAGTTCTTACGGCGGCAACAACAACGGCCAGACTGGAGTAAATCCTCAGCAAATCGAAGAAATCCAGAGGCAATGGGCTCAATTTACTGC AAAGATGCCTTGGCTGCAAGGACCTCCTGGACCACCTGGACCACCAGGAACCAGTTCTGCTGCTAGTGGACCTCAACAGCCAGTAGTTGGTCCTCCTGGTCTTCCAGGAGCACCTGGCGCTCCTGGACGCAAAGGAGAAGCTGGCAATCCTGGTAGTCCCGGATTTGCTGGTAGACCAGGAAATCCAGGACCAGCTGGACTTAATGGAGCGCCTGGCGGACCTGGGCCAGCGGGCGAACGTGGATCGAATGGAGGCCCTGGCGCCCCGGGCGGGCCCGGATTCCCTGGAGCTAAGGGAGCGGCTGGAAATAATGGAGGACCTGGTCTCAATGGAGCTCCTGGAGCCCCTGGCAAAGATGGCTTCAATGGATTGCCCGGATTTCAAGGACCCAAAGGTGAAGCTGGCGCACCTGGAATAACTTTGCCTTCAACCGTTCCCGGTCCCGTCGGCGCTCCCGGAGCCCCTGGTAAAGATGGATGGCCTGGATCAGTTGGCGCGCCTGGCCCTATCGGCCCAATCGGAGGACCTGGCCCAATCGGACCTGTTGGAAGACCCGGAACGAATGGATTCCCCGGAGGTCCTGGCCCTAAAGGTGAAGCTGGAAGTCCCGGATTCAATGGACTGCCGGGCAAAGACGGACGCAACGGCGCACCAAGCACTCAACCCGGCCCAATTGGACCAATTGGCCCCGTTGGTCCAGCTGGCTTCAACGGCGCTCCAGGAAAAGACGGTTTATCTGGCGGACCAG GTGCTCCAGGCAAGGACGGACTCAACGGACAACCCGGTCTCCCAG GTGGACCCGGACAGCCAGGTAAACCAGGTAAAGATGGATTCAACGGAGCTCCAGGAGCTGCTGGTTTCCCTGGTGGGCCAGGACCTGTTGGGCCACAAGGCAAACCAGGAGCACCAGGCTTCAATGGCGGCCCTGGAAGCCCCGGCCAACCTGGCCCAGTTGGTGGATTAGGACCTCAAGGTAAACCCGGAGCACCAGGATTCCCAGGCGGCCCAGGCCCAGCCGGTGCTCCAGGAGGCCTCGGCCCTCAAGGCCCATCTGGGCCTCAAGGAAAACCAGGATCACCCGGCTATCCAGGCCCCGCTGGCCCTGCTGGCCCACCTGGACAAGCTGCCGCCGCTCCAGCGCCAGCCCAGCAGTCTTCCTACCAAGCGCCAGCTCAACCGTCTTCTTATCAAGCGCCAGCTCAACAGTCTTCCTCCCAGTCGCAATTCGGCTACGGTCGATAG
- the LOC124349954 gene encoding uncharacterized protein LOC124349954 — translation MENVVDTPDISEFIIFVKKFADLVCVEFRHDDMEHWDVFSNKFRFSPNEKVEDGFFPVRAIIDSNGHVKLKVLNFIAREADWKIQRTEAEVIIRSLSYYGHRHKFCPGIFLASEFCCLEGDPLSKTIIFSQFPYEHYRSSQCSYFYSSTFKSSHNKIVTASKCTNCRKMYSNRKAAKKTQLLPNPPPKRVKCSLQKEKQVEEKNGDIQSATANLDKQRRSNRIKVVIEEIQNEKVTGDFDAIYLPE, via the exons atggaaaacgtaGTAGATACCCCTGATATTTCGGAATTTATAAtattcgtaaaaaaatttgctgACTTGGTATGCGTTGAATTTCGTCATGATGATATGGAGCATTGGGACGTTTTCTCGAACAAATTTCGATTTTCTCCGAATGAAAAAGTTGAAGACGGTTTCTTTCCTGTTCGGGCAATCATCGACAGCAACGGACACGTTAAACTCAAAGTTCTCAATTTCATTGCAAGGGAAGCAGATTGGAAAATTCAGAGGACAGAAGCTGAAGTTATCATTAGATCTCTGTCATACTATGGTCATCGACATAAATTTTGTCCAG GAATATTTTTAGCTTCTGAATTCTGCTGCCTAGAAGGAGATCCATTAtcgaaaacaattattttcagccagtTCCCTTATGAACATTATAGATCTTCACAATGCTCATACTTCTATTCCTCAACATTTAAATCAAGTCACAACAAGATTGTCACTGCTTCAAAATGCACAAATTGTAGAAAAATGTATTCCAATAGAAAGGCAGCAAAAAAGACTCAGCTACTACCAAACCCACCCCCAAAGAGAGTGAAATGTAGTctccaaaaggaaaaacaggTGGAAGAAAAG AATGGTGATATACAGAGTGCCACAGCAAATTTGGACAAACAAAGAAGATCTAACAGAATAAAGGTGGTGATAGAAGAGATACAGAATGAAAAAGTTACTggg GATTTCGACGCTATTTACTTGCCAGAGTAA
- the LOC124349675 gene encoding collagen alpha-1(X) chain-like isoform X2, whose amino-acid sequence MKAAAILVFLVAAATAVPQYGFFPQTPQAPPQSSYGGNNNGQTGVNPQQIEEIQRQWAQFTAKMPWLQGPPGPPGPPGTSSAASGPQQPVVGPPGLPGAPGAPGRKGEAGNPGSPGFAGRPGNPGPAGLNGAPGGPGPAGERGSNGGPGAPGGPGFPGAKGAAGNNGGPGLNGAPGAPGKDGFNGLPGFQGPKGEAGAPGITLPSTVPGPVGAPGAPGKDGLSGGPGAPGKDGLNGQPGLPGGPGQPGKPGKDGFNGAPGAAGFPGGPGPVGPQGKPGAPGFNGGPGSPGQPGPVGGLGPQGKPGAPGFPGGPGPAGAPGGLGPQGPSGPQGKPGSPGYPGPAGPAGPPGQAAAAPAPAQQSSYQAPAQPSSYQAPAQQSSSQSQFGYGR is encoded by the exons ATGAAGGCAGCG GCGATTCTCGTGTTTTTGGTTGCGGCAGCCACTGCTGTTCCTCAATATGGATTCTTCCCTCAGACCCCACAAGCTCCACCACAGAGTTCTTACGGCGGCAACAACAACGGCCAGACTGGAGTAAATCCTCAGCAAATCGAAGAAATCCAGAGGCAATGGGCTCAATTTACTGC AAAGATGCCTTGGCTGCAAGGACCTCCTGGACCACCTGGACCACCAGGAACCAGTTCTGCTGCTAGTGGACCTCAACAGCCAGTAGTTGGTCCTCCTGGTCTTCCAGGAGCACCTGGCGCTCCTGGACGCAAAGGAGAAGCTGGCAATCCTGGTAGTCCCGGATTTGCTGGTAGACCAGGAAATCCAGGACCAGCTGGACTTAATGGAGCGCCTGGCGGACCTGGGCCAGCGGGCGAACGTGGATCGAATGGAGGCCCTGGCGCCCCGGGCGGGCCCGGATTCCCTGGAGCTAAGGGAGCGGCTGGAAATAATGGAGGACCTGGTCTCAATGGAGCTCCTGGAGCCCCTGGCAAAGATGGCTTCAATGGATTGCCCGGATTTCAAGGACCCAAAGGTGAAGCTGGCGCACCTGGAATAACTTTGCCTTCAACCGTTCCCGGTCCCGTCGGCGCTCCCGGAGCCCCTG GAAAAGACGGTTTATCTGGCGGACCAG GTGCTCCAGGCAAGGACGGACTCAACGGACAACCCGGTCTCCCAG GTGGACCCGGACAGCCAGGTAAACCAGGTAAAGATGGATTCAACGGAGCTCCAGGAGCTGCTGGTTTCCCTGGTGGGCCAGGACCTGTTGGGCCACAAGGCAAACCAGGAGCACCAGGCTTCAATGGCGGCCCTGGAAGCCCCGGCCAACCTGGCCCAGTTGGTGGATTAGGACCTCAAGGTAAACCCGGAGCACCAGGATTCCCAGGCGGCCCAGGCCCAGCCGGTGCTCCAGGAGGCCTCGGCCCTCAAGGCCCATCTGGGCCTCAAGGAAAACCAGGATCACCCGGCTATCCAGGCCCCGCTGGCCCTGCTGGCCCACCTGGACAAGCTGCCGCCGCTCCAGCGCCAGCCCAGCAGTCTTCCTACCAAGCGCCAGCTCAACCGTCTTCTTATCAAGCGCCAGCTCAACAGTCTTCCTCCCAGTCGCAATTCGGCTACGGTCGATAG